A genomic window from Rhodococcus sp. KBS0724 includes:
- a CDS encoding ABC transporter substrate-binding protein: MSKPALVLAIAGVSALGLVGCSSSEEDSGTIKVAVVGDMTGSGAAVAGPLDAGFRTYIRSVNDSGGVNGTTIELPSTFDTQSDATTARSQYERALADSPIALANLALTSQIQAGIPVLTTADTPVLSAGPESTLLGPPPVPWFFSITAGVQTQAELQVAKAQQLLGGSLTGKKIAIVYVETPGGEAWMKSARTQIEAAGATVINPVPAPLQLTSFPQAAPLAAAAPDLVMTFFFGNDNVPGFQALQDAGYSGPIVANVSVTASILERAKNPNIYAMSYNPMVPPAAVSKAISDAGYGNFANDPWAEVGYGQAAVLVEALETCGEDCDTASLMSSLQDVRDFNTPEGVFDGVLGFSADDHTAVNAVSFYTWSSAGVTPSGDLVTRKSVG; the protein is encoded by the coding sequence ATGAGCAAACCGGCGCTGGTTCTGGCTATCGCCGGTGTCAGTGCGCTTGGTCTTGTCGGGTGTTCGTCATCCGAAGAGGACTCGGGCACGATCAAGGTTGCGGTCGTGGGGGACATGACGGGAAGCGGCGCCGCAGTGGCCGGCCCGTTGGACGCCGGATTCCGTACGTACATCCGGTCGGTGAACGATTCGGGTGGCGTCAACGGCACCACGATCGAGTTGCCATCGACCTTCGACACGCAATCCGACGCGACCACGGCACGCTCACAATACGAACGAGCGCTTGCCGACTCGCCGATCGCTCTGGCAAATCTGGCGCTGACGTCTCAGATTCAGGCGGGTATTCCGGTCCTGACCACCGCGGACACTCCGGTGCTCAGCGCAGGACCGGAGTCGACTTTGCTTGGTCCGCCACCGGTTCCGTGGTTCTTCAGTATCACCGCAGGTGTCCAGACTCAGGCGGAATTACAGGTGGCCAAAGCTCAGCAGTTGCTCGGCGGGAGTCTTACAGGAAAGAAGATTGCCATCGTGTATGTCGAAACGCCGGGTGGGGAAGCATGGATGAAATCCGCCAGGACTCAGATCGAGGCAGCGGGTGCCACTGTGATCAACCCAGTTCCCGCACCGCTGCAGTTGACGTCGTTCCCGCAAGCGGCCCCACTTGCCGCGGCAGCACCGGATCTGGTTATGACATTCTTCTTCGGCAACGACAATGTGCCGGGCTTTCAGGCACTCCAGGATGCCGGGTACAGCGGACCGATCGTCGCAAACGTATCGGTCACGGCATCGATTCTCGAGCGCGCCAAGAACCCGAACATCTACGCGATGAGCTACAACCCGATGGTGCCCCCGGCCGCGGTGAGCAAGGCAATTTCGGACGCAGGCTACGGAAATTTCGCCAACGATCCGTGGGCTGAGGTCGGCTACGGGCAGGCAGCGGTCCTGGTCGAGGCACTCGAGACGTGTGGTGAGGATTGCGATACCGCTTCTCTGATGTCGTCTTTGCAGGATGTTCGTGACTTCAACACTCCGGAAGGAGTTTTCGACGGAGTTCTCGGATTTTCTGCCGACGACCATACGGCTGTGAATGCGGTGTCTTTCTACACCTGGAGTAGTGCGGGAGTTACACCCTCAGGGGATCTCGTCACTCGCAAGTCGGTTGGATAG
- a CDS encoding enoyl-CoA hydratase, with the protein MTYQYIRYEHVETDIVRILLARPEKRNAQNLGMLYEIDDAFTRAGADESVKVVILAGDGPDFSAGHDTSPGTGINVDMVDVLDKPVVVQSVRGSKPGIEGWMELECDAFLGLSRRWRDFPKPTIAQVQGNVIGGGLMLVWPCDLIVAADNTSFRDPIVAFNVNGHEYFTHVWELGARRAKEFLFTGDAIFADEARRVGMVNHVVSLEELAGFTEDLARRIARNPAFGLRLAKMSVNSSLDSQGQSEALRTAFAYHQLAHAHNLGQTGTLVEPGSLEEVRKRIRQSS; encoded by the coding sequence ATGACATATCAATACATTCGCTACGAGCACGTCGAAACGGATATCGTCCGCATACTCCTCGCGCGCCCAGAGAAAAGAAACGCTCAGAATCTGGGGATGCTGTACGAAATCGACGATGCGTTTACTCGCGCCGGTGCAGACGAGTCGGTCAAGGTCGTGATACTTGCAGGCGATGGCCCTGACTTCTCGGCAGGCCACGACACCAGTCCCGGCACCGGCATCAATGTAGATATGGTCGATGTTCTGGATAAACCCGTTGTGGTGCAGTCGGTTCGGGGAAGTAAACCTGGCATCGAAGGTTGGATGGAATTGGAATGTGACGCGTTCTTGGGGCTCTCGCGTAGATGGCGGGACTTTCCGAAGCCAACCATCGCCCAGGTTCAGGGAAATGTGATCGGCGGCGGCCTTATGTTGGTGTGGCCGTGTGATCTCATCGTAGCGGCAGACAATACGTCGTTCCGTGATCCCATCGTCGCCTTTAACGTCAACGGTCACGAGTACTTCACACATGTGTGGGAGTTGGGCGCGCGCAGGGCAAAGGAATTTCTGTTTACCGGAGATGCAATATTTGCGGACGAAGCTCGCCGTGTTGGCATGGTTAATCATGTCGTCTCGCTCGAGGAACTTGCCGGCTTCACCGAGGACCTCGCACGCAGGATCGCGAGAAATCCTGCATTCGGTCTTCGGTTGGCGAAGATGAGTGTCAACAGTTCGCTCGACAGCCAGGGACAGTCCGAAGCTCTGCGGACGGCATTCGCGTATCATCAACTGGCACATGCTCACAACCTCGGTCAGACGGGGACGCTGGTCGAGCCGGGATCCCTCGAAGAGGTCCGTAAGCGTATTCGCCAGTCATCTTGA
- a CDS encoding TetR/AcrR family transcriptional regulator — protein sequence MADTRAADSKERILQGATKVFAEKGYLGASMTDVERASDVRRGTLYYHIANKEALLFEVCDRLMTAMVSDWQDVMSANVDSEERVRLFGRLMMRQISHNRQAIQVFFRDWVWLEGDLRAQIEKSLHDYEQGVMNMLAGGVAENRFSMSGRLPAYGLLGLFIHAYTWFDPDGPATAEEVADQFSDLVLNGLLVRK from the coding sequence GTGGCAGATACACGAGCGGCGGACTCGAAAGAGCGGATACTGCAAGGAGCCACAAAAGTTTTTGCAGAAAAGGGTTATCTCGGTGCAAGCATGACCGACGTCGAGCGTGCGTCGGATGTGAGACGTGGAACGCTTTACTATCACATTGCCAACAAAGAGGCACTGCTCTTCGAAGTATGTGACCGCCTCATGACGGCGATGGTCTCGGATTGGCAGGACGTCATGAGTGCGAACGTCGACTCCGAAGAACGTGTCAGGTTGTTCGGGCGTTTGATGATGCGTCAGATATCGCATAATCGCCAGGCAATTCAGGTTTTCTTCCGAGATTGGGTGTGGCTCGAAGGCGACCTGCGGGCGCAGATCGAGAAATCACTGCACGACTACGAACAAGGCGTGATGAATATGCTCGCCGGGGGAGTAGCGGAGAATCGGTTCTCGATGTCGGGTCGGCTACCGGCGTACGGCCTGCTGGGTCTGTTCATACATGCGTACACATGGTTCGATCCGGATGGTCCAGCGACAGCAGAGGAAGTCGCCGATCAGTTTTCTGACCTCGTTCTGAACGGATTGCTTGTACGTAAGTGA
- a CDS encoding branched-chain amino acid ABC transporter permease — MTLTVEKASTAAAPRVRKPLISKAPRSLWLMLAVAAIGITVASTQSSYTVLVLNTALLACIGALALNLLMGTAGQISIGNAAFLALGAFGAVFAQRAGWAFPVDVIFGTVVAALGGLVVAIPALRIRGLYLALVSLAATFIVAYVAHSYQSSAVGEGAFIIEPVFRGGLLKAQQMWTWTLLPIVAVVIVMVSVLMRGKSGRTLRLIRDHEVVAGVVGVRVAGYKFGVFAFTSGLIGMQGALSVHLLGSLSSTTFTLVVAISYVAMVFIGGIDTLWGPVIGAFVVIGLPLLIPQVFGVFGGADSFEKYVPQLTQIIYGGLVIVFATAVQGGLVGAVKRSVQSWFNRRNARNAGGVLPQ, encoded by the coding sequence ATGACACTGACAGTCGAAAAAGCTTCGACAGCAGCCGCACCGCGAGTGCGAAAGCCTTTGATTTCCAAGGCTCCTCGTAGCCTCTGGTTGATGCTCGCGGTTGCCGCGATCGGTATCACCGTGGCTTCGACACAGTCGTCCTACACCGTTCTTGTATTGAACACGGCCCTACTCGCCTGTATCGGGGCGCTGGCGCTGAACCTTCTGATGGGAACTGCAGGCCAGATTTCGATCGGAAATGCCGCTTTCCTCGCCCTGGGCGCGTTCGGTGCTGTTTTTGCCCAGCGCGCTGGGTGGGCCTTTCCCGTCGACGTGATTTTCGGAACTGTCGTCGCAGCGCTCGGCGGTTTGGTGGTTGCGATTCCGGCGCTCCGGATCCGAGGGCTGTACTTGGCGCTCGTGAGCCTGGCAGCAACGTTTATCGTGGCCTATGTTGCGCACAGCTACCAATCCTCAGCAGTCGGTGAAGGTGCTTTCATCATCGAACCGGTATTCCGTGGCGGACTGCTGAAAGCGCAGCAGATGTGGACGTGGACCTTGCTGCCGATCGTGGCGGTAGTGATTGTCATGGTCTCTGTTCTCATGCGCGGCAAATCAGGGCGCACTCTCCGGCTGATTCGAGATCACGAGGTTGTCGCCGGTGTGGTCGGAGTTCGGGTCGCCGGCTACAAGTTCGGCGTATTTGCCTTCACTTCGGGCCTGATCGGAATGCAAGGGGCACTCAGCGTCCACTTGCTCGGAAGTCTGTCCTCGACAACATTTACGTTGGTTGTGGCTATCTCATACGTTGCGATGGTGTTCATCGGTGGTATCGACACGTTGTGGGGCCCGGTGATCGGCGCCTTTGTCGTGATCGGATTGCCGTTGCTCATCCCGCAGGTGTTCGGCGTATTCGGAGGAGCCGACAGTTTCGAAAAATACGTTCCTCAACTTACGCAGATCATCTACGGCGGTCTTGTCATTGTTTTTGCCACAGCCGTTCAAGGCGGTCTTGTCGGTGCCGTCAAACGCTCCGTTCAATCGTGGTTCAACCGCAGGAACGCTCGAAACGCGGGGGGAGTCCTACCGCAGTAG
- a CDS encoding LLM class flavin-dependent oxidoreductase, which translates to MKFGMLVIPSAAKGTSFPEAIAQCIEQAEIAEANGFDFCLVPEHHQSRGFIPSSLLVAAAIASRTTTLRIGTGISLIGLKHPMQVVEEFHSLDAISGGRAIAGVGMGYWEQDFTMFGLKVNQRPSRFEDALNVLKQARTERSINYVGRRTTVDNVKVMPPPTQPGGVPIWMGSSSDKGVERAGKFADSLFIDQLTDTDRAVEMNDIYQKSAAEHGNKVSLILQRHTAIADSKMAAQEIIEPPVMRTLRSYWEKGAPDLSTAWQTAKQASDIVFDDFQHRFVYGNADDCEQSIRAWEQHMQVDMMLPLFHTATGPTHDVVCEQLRRFGSEVIPRFA; encoded by the coding sequence ATGAAATTTGGAATGCTCGTAATTCCTTCTGCAGCAAAGGGAACATCGTTCCCTGAGGCAATCGCACAGTGCATCGAACAGGCCGAGATCGCCGAAGCCAACGGGTTCGACTTCTGTTTGGTTCCCGAACACCACCAGTCACGAGGATTCATCCCATCGTCGCTGCTTGTGGCGGCCGCGATTGCGTCCAGAACAACAACACTCCGGATCGGTACCGGTATCTCGCTGATCGGCCTCAAACACCCCATGCAGGTTGTCGAGGAGTTCCATTCGCTCGATGCCATCTCCGGTGGACGCGCAATCGCGGGTGTTGGAATGGGTTACTGGGAACAGGATTTCACCATGTTCGGGCTGAAAGTGAACCAGCGTCCGAGCCGCTTCGAAGATGCATTGAACGTGCTGAAACAAGCTCGGACAGAACGCTCCATCAACTACGTCGGGCGCCGGACCACCGTCGACAACGTCAAGGTCATGCCGCCGCCGACGCAGCCAGGCGGCGTGCCGATCTGGATGGGTTCGTCCTCGGACAAGGGAGTAGAAAGGGCGGGAAAGTTTGCCGACAGCCTGTTCATCGACCAGTTGACGGACACGGATCGAGCCGTCGAGATGAATGACATTTATCAGAAAAGTGCAGCGGAGCATGGCAACAAAGTCTCGCTCATTTTGCAGCGTCACACCGCTATTGCCGATAGCAAAATGGCCGCACAGGAGATCATCGAACCGCCGGTGATGCGAACTCTTCGGTCGTACTGGGAAAAGGGTGCTCCCGATCTGTCGACAGCATGGCAAACCGCGAAACAGGCGTCCGACATCGTTTTCGATGATTTCCAGCATCGATTCGTCTACGGAAATGCCGATGATTGTGAGCAATCGATTAGAGCGTGGGAGCAGCATATGCAGGTCGACATGATGTTGCCGCTCTTTCACACGGCGACGGGTCCGACTCATGATGTCGTGTGCGAGCAACTTCGCCGATTCGGTTCCGAAGTAATTCCTCGCTTTGCCTGA
- a CDS encoding ABC transporter ATP-binding protein, protein MARLDSVTAEFGALRALDDVSFDIARGEILAVVGANGAGKSTLLNALCGLIPLSGGRIELANKRIDNIPTRRIARAGVTRSFQEPRLIEAENVHSNVMLGMFMSTGYSVASQLLAPWKVRRREAGLVDRAEEILVELGLGGRGEDMPDALSYGERKLVDIARALAGSPTILLLDEPSSGLDRAERAVVESLLLEWGKSGQRTVVMVEHHLDLVGSTAHRVLCLEAGAVMMIGQTDDVLTSEEFGRSLGGAVPDVVRTPTDSAGPIAGRPSTESVGTK, encoded by the coding sequence GTGGCTCGTTTAGATTCTGTCACAGCCGAATTCGGAGCCTTGCGAGCTCTGGATGACGTCAGTTTCGATATTGCCCGCGGTGAGATACTGGCGGTAGTTGGTGCAAACGGTGCAGGGAAAAGCACCCTTCTCAACGCTTTATGTGGTCTGATTCCGCTCAGTGGTGGTCGAATAGAGCTGGCGAACAAGCGAATTGACAATATTCCGACGCGCCGTATTGCTCGGGCAGGCGTGACGCGTTCGTTCCAGGAACCACGACTCATCGAAGCTGAGAACGTTCATTCCAACGTGATGCTCGGGATGTTCATGTCCACCGGATACTCGGTTGCCTCGCAACTGCTCGCGCCGTGGAAGGTGCGACGAAGGGAAGCCGGACTAGTGGATCGGGCCGAAGAGATCCTCGTTGAGCTGGGACTAGGCGGTCGCGGAGAAGACATGCCGGACGCGCTGTCGTACGGCGAACGCAAGTTGGTCGACATCGCACGTGCATTGGCGGGCTCGCCGACCATCCTCCTTCTGGACGAGCCGTCGTCCGGCCTCGACCGTGCCGAGCGTGCGGTTGTGGAATCGCTGTTGCTCGAGTGGGGTAAGTCCGGCCAGCGCACTGTCGTGATGGTCGAACATCACCTGGACCTGGTTGGTTCCACCGCTCATCGGGTGCTGTGCCTCGAGGCCGGTGCCGTGATGATGATCGGCCAGACGGACGACGTCCTCACGTCCGAAGAATTCGGACGAAGTCTCGGAGGTGCGGTCCCCGACGTGGTGAGGACACCGACGGACTCTGCGGGGCCGATTGCAGGTCGACCTTCAACCGAAAGCGTGGGTACGAAGTGA
- a CDS encoding branched-chain amino acid ABC transporter permease yields the protein MNTVISTLFSGLTLGGLYALVGLGLVLIYRATGVFNFAHGQLMLFAAYLVGYWTSNGWGNVAAIFASLAVVAVIGMGSHLAFLRRTIGRPEFMAVIAALGLATVLDGVMGIAFGSTQYTLHFPGTGDGTVDILGSTMSGRSIVIFVFSVVLIAVVAAVLRFTTVGVRLRAAGQAPLLTSQAGINISRYYLVAWAIGAALAGVAGVVYGSVYVANPAMVAIVFSTLPAIFLGGLDSVPGALVGGLTIGILQNFAAVYLGGEVSVLVVYLILIGVLVVRPHGLFGTPEIVKV from the coding sequence GTGAATACCGTTATATCGACACTGTTCTCGGGGCTGACTCTTGGTGGTCTTTACGCACTGGTCGGACTTGGCTTGGTTCTGATCTACCGAGCAACTGGTGTATTCAACTTCGCCCATGGACAACTGATGTTGTTTGCGGCCTATCTCGTCGGCTACTGGACGTCGAATGGATGGGGAAACGTTGCCGCAATTTTTGCCTCCCTCGCGGTTGTGGCCGTCATCGGCATGGGGTCCCATCTTGCGTTTCTCCGGCGAACAATCGGGCGTCCGGAGTTCATGGCGGTGATTGCTGCGTTGGGGTTGGCAACAGTTCTCGACGGTGTCATGGGTATTGCCTTCGGCTCGACCCAGTACACGTTGCATTTCCCGGGTACTGGGGACGGTACGGTCGATATTCTCGGCTCGACAATGTCGGGCCGCAGCATCGTCATCTTCGTATTCAGTGTCGTACTGATTGCGGTGGTTGCTGCCGTGCTCCGATTTACAACGGTTGGTGTCCGGTTACGCGCTGCTGGTCAAGCACCGCTGCTGACGAGCCAAGCCGGAATCAACATCTCGCGGTACTACCTGGTCGCCTGGGCGATCGGAGCCGCTCTTGCCGGCGTGGCGGGTGTCGTCTACGGCAGCGTCTACGTCGCTAATCCTGCGATGGTCGCAATTGTCTTCTCCACGCTTCCTGCCATCTTCCTGGGCGGCCTCGACAGTGTTCCCGGAGCCTTGGTCGGCGGTTTGACCATCGGAATCTTGCAGAACTTCGCTGCTGTCTATCTCGGCGGCGAAGTATCTGTACTCGTTGTGTACCTGATTCTCATCGGAGTCCTGGTCGTCCGGCCCCATGGTTTGTTCGGTACACCCGAAATCGTGAAGGTGTGA
- a CDS encoding ABC transporter ATP-binding protein: MSTVLEAQNLSVRYPSGALGILDVSLRVGAGQVVTLLGANGAGKTTTVRACTGFLPSEGARVVRGSVSVLGETMNNRKPHEFSQRGVAFIPERHKVIPAMTVRENLSMVRTRPDGRSRKEGLEFVFDLFPMVRDKLNSPAGLLSGGQQQMLALGRALIASPLLLVVDEITLGLHRSMHPQLVKAVRTIADSGVSVLLVDESTSFAVGVSDYCYLIAGGELVSSGTASDYLAGPADSAEVGSTL, translated from the coding sequence ATGTCGACTGTGCTCGAAGCTCAGAATCTGAGCGTCAGGTATCCCAGTGGTGCCCTCGGAATTCTCGATGTGTCGCTGCGCGTCGGCGCGGGACAGGTCGTGACACTGCTGGGAGCGAACGGCGCCGGTAAGACCACGACGGTACGAGCCTGTACCGGATTCCTCCCGTCTGAGGGCGCCCGCGTTGTGCGAGGCAGTGTGTCGGTCCTGGGCGAGACGATGAACAACCGAAAGCCGCACGAATTCTCGCAGCGCGGAGTCGCGTTCATTCCGGAGCGACACAAGGTGATTCCCGCAATGACGGTGCGGGAGAACCTGTCGATGGTTCGCACCAGACCGGATGGCCGTAGTCGAAAAGAGGGTCTCGAATTTGTCTTCGACCTGTTTCCGATGGTTCGGGACAAGCTCAACAGTCCCGCCGGCCTTCTCAGTGGCGGCCAGCAACAGATGTTGGCGCTCGGGCGAGCTCTGATTGCCAGTCCACTGCTGCTTGTCGTAGACGAGATCACGTTGGGTCTGCATCGGAGTATGCATCCGCAGTTGGTCAAGGCAGTCCGAACGATTGCCGATAGCGGGGTGTCAGTACTACTTGTAGACGAGAGCACTTCCTTCGCAGTCGGTGTTTCCGATTACTGCTATCTCATCGCCGGTGGCGAACTCGTGTCATCAGGGACGGCATCGGACTATCTCGCCGGCCCGGCGGATTCTGCTGAAGTCGGGAGCACGTTATGA
- a CDS encoding alpha-isopropylmalate synthase regulatory domain-containing protein translates to MTYNFAFASDSAFSFAGDPFAARHGKSLPTGLRSECAEMSWNEFESTYAAMSGPIRLGAWSSEKIAPGRWAYEATLGLGERIATASATATGAISAMTSMLHDAGISLEILSFHQHEIGHRTATFIFTECNGRRNWAMGIGESATESSLRAMTSAANRFAN, encoded by the coding sequence ATGACTTACAACTTCGCTTTCGCTTCTGATTCTGCTTTTTCCTTTGCCGGTGATCCTTTTGCCGCGCGACATGGAAAATCCCTGCCTACCGGCCTGCGTTCCGAATGCGCTGAGATGTCGTGGAACGAATTCGAATCCACGTACGCGGCAATGAGTGGTCCGATCCGTCTGGGTGCATGGTCGAGCGAGAAGATCGCACCCGGTCGCTGGGCGTACGAAGCGACTCTCGGTCTGGGGGAGCGCATCGCGACGGCATCCGCCACCGCAACCGGAGCAATTTCTGCGATGACATCGATGTTGCACGACGCAGGAATCTCGCTGGAGATTCTCTCGTTCCATCAGCACGAAATCGGCCACCGCACGGCAACCTTCATTTTCACGGAGTGCAACGGTCGCCGGAACTGGGCCATGGGCATCGGCGAGTCGGCAACCGAGTCGTCACTGCGTGCGATGACGTCGGCAGCCAACCGCTTCGCGAACTGA